Part of the Streptomyces sp. f51 genome is shown below.
GGAACGACATCGTCGGCGCGTGGAAGCCGTAGTCGATCAGGCGCTTGGCGATGTCGTCGACGCTCACGCCGGTCGCCTTGGTGAGCGGACGCAGATCGATGATGCACTCGTGCGCGACCAGACCGCCGGGGCCCGTGTACAGCACCGGGTAGTGCGGCTCGAGCCGCTTGGCGATGTAGTTCGCGGAGAGCACGGCCACCTGCGTGGCGCGCTTGAGGCCCTCGCCGCCCATCAGGCGGACGTACGACCAGGAGATGGGCAGGATGCCCGCGGAACCCCAGGGAGCGGCCGAGATCGGGCCGACACCGGTCTCGGGACCGGCCTCGGGCTGGAGCGGGTGGTTCGGCAGGTACGGCGCCAGGTGCGCGCGTACGCCGACCGGGCCGACACCGGGGCCGCCGCCGCCGTGCGGGATGCAGAAGGTCTTGTGCAGGTTCAGGTGCGAGACGTCGCCGCCGAAGTGGCCCGGCTTGGCGAGGCCGACCAGGGCGTTGAGGTTGGCGCCGTCCACGTAGACCTGACCGCCGGCCTCGTGCACCTGGGCGCAGATGTCGGCGACGTGCTCCTCGAACACACCGTGCGTCGAGGGGTACGTGATCATCAGCACCGACAGCTCGTCGCGGTACCGCTCGATCTTGGCGCGCAGGTCCTCGACGTCGATCTCGCCGTCGTCGGCGGTCTTGACGACGACGACCTTCATGCCGGCCATCACGGCGCTGGCGGCGTTCGTGCCGTGCGCGGAGGACGGGATGAGGCAGATCGTGCGCTGGTCGTCGCCGTTGGCGCGGTGGTAGCCGCGGACGGCCAGCAGACCGGCCAGCTCGCCCTGCGAACCGGCGTTGGGCTGGAGCGACACCTTGTCGTAGCCGGTGACCTCGGCGAGCTGGTCCTCCAGCTCGTGGATCAGCGTCAGATAGCCCTGGGCCTGCTCGGCGGGGACGAACGGGTGCAGCTGCCCGAACTCGGGCCAGGTGACCGGCTCCATCTCGGTGGTCGCGTTGAGCTTCATGGTGCAGGAGCCCAGCGGGATCATGCCGCGGTCGAGCGCGTAGTCGCGGTCGGAGAGCTTGCGCAGGTAGCGCAGCATCGCCGTCTCGGAGCGGTGGTCGTGGAACACGGGGTGCGTCAGGTACGCGTCCGTGCGCAGCAGCGCGTCCGGCAGGGTGTCCTCGGCGCTCGCGTCCAGCGCCTCGACGTCACCCTCGACACCGAACGCGCTCCACACGGCGGCGAGCTGCTCGCGCGTGGTCGTCTCGTCGCACGAGATCGACACCCGGTCGGCGTCGACGGGGTGGAGGTTGACGCCGTTCGCGCGGGCGGCGGCGACGACCTCGGCGGCCCGGCCCGGGACCCGCACGGTGAGGGTGTCGAAGTACGCGCCGTGCACGAGCTCGACACCGCCGGCGGTGAGTCCGGCGGCCAGGACCGTGGCGTAGCGGTGGGTACGCCGGGCGATGGTCCGCAGGCCCTCGGGGCCGTGGTAGACGGCGTACATGCCCGCCATGACGGCGAGCAGCACCTGGGCGGTGCAGATGTTGCTGGTCGCCTTCTCGCGGCGGATGTGCTGCTCACGCGTCTGGAGGGCGAGGCGGTACGCCTTGTGGCCGTCGGCGTCCACGGACACGCCGACCAGGCGGCCGGGAAGGCTGCGCGCGAAGTTCTCGCGGACCGCCATGTAACCGGCGTGCGGGCCGCCGAAGCCCATCGGCACGCCGAAGCGCTGGGTCGTGCCGACCGCGATGTCCGCGCCGAGCTCGCCCGGCGAGGTCAGCAGGGTCAGCGCGAGCAGGTCGGCCGCCACGGTGACGACGGCGCCCAGCTCGTGGGCCTGCTCGACGAGCGGCTTGATGTCGCGTACGGCACCGGAGGCGCCCGGGTACTGGACGAGCACGCCGTTGATCTCACGCCCGGCGAGGTCGGCCGGGATGCCGTCGGTGAGGTCGGCGACGACGATCTCGACACCGGTCGGTTCGGCACGGGTCTCTATGACCGCGATGGTCTGCGGCAGCGCGTCCGCGTCGACCAGGAACAGGCCCTTCTTGTTCTTGCCCATGCGGCGGGACAGCGCCATGGCCTCGGCGGCGGCGGTGCCCTCGTCCAGGAGGGAGGCGCCGGAGGTCGGCAACCCGGTCAGCTCGGCGACGACCGTCTGGAAGTTCAGCAGCGCCTCAAGGCGGCCCTGCGAGATCTCCGGCTGGTACGGCGTGTACGCGGTGTACCAGGCCGGGTTCTCCATGACGTTGCGCAGGATCACCGGCGGCGTGAAGGTGCCGTAGTACCCGAGGCCGATCATCGAACCGAGCACCTGGTTCCGGTCCGCGAGGGAGCGGAGCTCGGCCAGGACCTCGGCCTCGGTGCGGGCGGCCGGCAGCTTCAGGGCCTCGGCGTTCTTGATCACATCCGGCACCGCGGCGGCGGTCAGCTCGTCGAGCGAGCCGTAGCCGACCTGCGCGAGCATCTTGGCCCGTGCTTCGGAGTCGGGTCCGATGTGGCGCTGCTCGAAGGGGATTCCCTGTTCGAGCTCGGAGAGCGGAATGCGAGGGGCGGTCATGGCGGAGGCCTCCTGGTCTGACGCGACCTTCGAGGGGCACCCCGGCACGGGTACCCCGACGGCCTCCCCCTCTGTCATCTCAACCTGAGAGTTTCACCGGATGGTCCCGTGGACGATCCGGCTTTCACCGTCGGTGAGGGCGGGGGCCATCGACACCCGCCCTGCTTTCCAGAGTGACCTCGTCCGTGCGGTACGTGAGCCTGAGAGATTCCGGGGAGGAGTTGCTCCTTCGGCGCCTCCGACGAAATCCGGAGGACTCTCCCGCACGGGATCAGCAGCCGCTTGCCAGCCTACCAGCGAGGACAAGACGACAGCCTTCGAGTGGCCGCCTTCACAGATGTGCTCTTTTGTAGTACTTACGGATGAGTTTGCGACCACTGGAGGGACCGTGCAGACCGACATCGATCCGCGCAACCTGATCGGCCGCAAGGCGTTCGACAGCAACGGCACCAAGATCGGCACGATCGACGAGGTCTACCTCGACGACGCGACCGGTGTCCCGGAGTGGGCGGCCATACGCACCGGGCTGTTCAGCAGGGACGCCTTCGTGCCCCTGGAGCCCAGCGAGCTCGTCGAGGGGACCCTGCGCATCCCCTTCGACCGGGCCCTGATCAAGGATGCCCCCGACTTCGGTGTCGGGCGCCACCTCTCACCCGAACAGGAACTCCAGCTCTACCACCA
Proteins encoded:
- the gcvP gene encoding aminomethyl-transferring glycine dehydrogenase, whose product is MTAPRIPLSELEQGIPFEQRHIGPDSEARAKMLAQVGYGSLDELTAAAVPDVIKNAEALKLPAARTEAEVLAELRSLADRNQVLGSMIGLGYYGTFTPPVILRNVMENPAWYTAYTPYQPEISQGRLEALLNFQTVVAELTGLPTSGASLLDEGTAAAEAMALSRRMGKNKKGLFLVDADALPQTIAVIETRAEPTGVEIVVADLTDGIPADLAGREINGVLVQYPGASGAVRDIKPLVEQAHELGAVVTVAADLLALTLLTSPGELGADIAVGTTQRFGVPMGFGGPHAGYMAVRENFARSLPGRLVGVSVDADGHKAYRLALQTREQHIRREKATSNICTAQVLLAVMAGMYAVYHGPEGLRTIARRTHRYATVLAAGLTAGGVELVHGAYFDTLTVRVPGRAAEVVAAARANGVNLHPVDADRVSISCDETTTREQLAAVWSAFGVEGDVEALDASAEDTLPDALLRTDAYLTHPVFHDHRSETAMLRYLRKLSDRDYALDRGMIPLGSCTMKLNATTEMEPVTWPEFGQLHPFVPAEQAQGYLTLIHELEDQLAEVTGYDKVSLQPNAGSQGELAGLLAVRGYHRANGDDQRTICLIPSSAHGTNAASAVMAGMKVVVVKTADDGEIDVEDLRAKIERYRDELSVLMITYPSTHGVFEEHVADICAQVHEAGGQVYVDGANLNALVGLAKPGHFGGDVSHLNLHKTFCIPHGGGGPGVGPVGVRAHLAPYLPNHPLQPEAGPETGVGPISAAPWGSAGILPISWSYVRLMGGEGLKRATQVAVLSANYIAKRLEPHYPVLYTGPGGLVAHECIIDLRPLTKATGVSVDDIAKRLIDYGFHAPTMSFPVAGTLMIEPTESEDLGELDRFCDAMIAIRAEIEKVGSGEWAVDDNPLRGAPHTAAALGGDWEHPYTREEAVFPAGVSAADKYWPPVRRIDQAYGDRNLVCSCPPLDAYED
- a CDS encoding PRC-barrel domain-containing protein; the encoded protein is MQTDIDPRNLIGRKAFDSNGTKIGTIDEVYLDDATGVPEWAAIRTGLFSRDAFVPLEPSELVEGTLRIPFDRALIKDAPDFGVGRHLSPEQELQLYHHYGLDVASPPPPDRDFGRLAGSEDT